The following proteins are co-located in the Pyricularia oryzae 70-15 chromosome 1, whole genome shotgun sequence genome:
- a CDS encoding adenylyltransferase and sulfurtransferase UBA4, whose protein sequence is MEEADKRAEELRAQIAECEATLQSLKEQLAAAEAAKTPPYSDSTETDRGSSSSTWKWPLAEAEYERYGRQLILPSVGIQGQLRLKAASVLIVGAGGLGCPASAYFAGAGVGTIGLVDGDTVEASNLHRQVAHGTSRVGMLKVDSAISYLRELNPLVKYNAHQSHLTPENAESIVSGYDLVLDCTDHPTSRYLISDVCVLLRKPLVSASALRTDGQLIVLNTPAAPQADLSGGPCYRCVFPKPPPPDAVTSCGEGGILGPVVGVMGVLQALEGIRLLAAGRHLSPSPEQQQTAISPSLLLFSAPPDGSPAGFRSVRMRGRRKDCFACGEKSALSLATLREGGLDYVQFCGGSRKPVALLKSEERVSAEQLNALLQQQAGEHGKPVLLDVREREHFEIANIPGAINIPFSKTQNPGARHNAEDTPKLDWLPDGVADGHSPVYVVCRVGNDSQTVARQLKEFGLDNQGKRFIGDVKGGMLAWKREVDSTLPFM, encoded by the exons atggaagAAGCAGACAAGAGGGCCGAAGAGCTCCGAGCTCAAATTGCAGAGTGTGAGGCAACTCTTCAGTCACTCAAGGAGCAGTTGGCTGCCGCAGAAGCTGCCAAGACCCCGCCTTATAGTGACAGTACCGAGACGGACAGGGGCAGTAGTAGCAGTACCTGGAAATGGCCCCTGGCCGAGGCAGAGTATGAACGCTATGGAAGACAGCTAATACTGCCATCTGTCGGCATCCAAG GCCAGCTCAGACTGAAAGCAGCTTCGGTCCTCATCGTCGGTGCCGGCGGTCTCGGGTGTCCCGCCTCGGCGTACTTCGCAGGCGCGGGCGTTGGCACCATCGGTCTCGTGGACGGAGACACTGTTGAGGCATCCAACCTTCACCGACAGGTCGCCCACGGCACTTCCAGGGTAGGCATGCTGAAGGTCGACAGTGCCATCAGCTACCTCAGAGAGCTCAATCCGCTGGTAAAATACAATGCGCACCAAAGCCACCTGACTCCAGAAAATGCCGAGTCCATAGTCTCGGGCTACGACCTGGTCCTCGACTGCACAGATCACCCCACGTCGCGCTATCTTATCTCGGACGTCTGCGTGCTCCTCCGCAAGCCTCTGGTCTCGGCTTCTGCACTGCGCACCGACGGCCAACTGATCGTGCTCAACACGCCGGCCGCGCCGCAGGCTGATTTGTCGGGCGGACCCTGCTACCGCTGCGTTTTTCCAAAGCCGCCACCGCCCGACGCCGTCACCAGCTGTGGCGAGGGCGGGATCCTGGGCCCGGTAGTCGGCGTCATGGGCGTGCTGCAGGCACTCGAGGGCATCAGGCTGCTTGCAGCTGGCCGGCATCTCTCCCCGTCGCCGGAGCAACAACAAACCGCCATTTCGCCGTCGTTGCTCCTCTTTTCGGCGCCGCCTGACGGCAGTCCAGCTGGGTTCCGGAGTGTAAGGATGCGCGGTCGGCGCAAGGATTGTTTTGCCTGTGGGGAGAAGTCGGCACTTTCGCTCGCGACGCTGCGGGAAGGGGGGCTGGACTATGTCCAGTTTTGTGGCGGGTCTAGAAAACCCGTGGCGCTGCTGAAGTCGGAGGAACGAGTTTCCGCCGAGCAACTCAACGCTTTGTTGCAGCAGCAGGCCGGAGAGCATGGGAAGCCCGTGCTACTGGATGTACGGGAGCGAGAGCATTTCGAGATTGCTAACATCCCCGGGGCAATTAACATACCGTTTTCGAAAACACAGAACCCGGGAGCTCGTCATAATGCCGAAGACACCCCCAAGCTTGACTGGTTGCCGGATGGTGTTGCTGACGGCCACTCACCGGTGTATGTGGTCTGCCGGGTCGGGAACGATTCGCAGACGGTAGCACGGCAACTCAAAGAATTTGGGCTTGACAACCAAGGAAAACGTTTTATCGGTGACGTCAAGGGCGGCATGCTGGCGTGGAAAAGAGAGGTCGACAGTACCCTGCCGTTCATGTAA